A part of Liolophura sinensis isolate JHLJ2023 chromosome 1, CUHK_Ljap_v2, whole genome shotgun sequence genomic DNA contains:
- the LOC135482139 gene encoding LOW QUALITY PROTEIN: uncharacterized protein LOC135482139 (The sequence of the model RefSeq protein was modified relative to this genomic sequence to represent the inferred CDS: deleted 1 base in 1 codon): protein MLSKSQAEKKMVSSIVCTYKILKKLKLAEFARKKLGFSTHSFNAKRDGQVRERRKPNGPCRLKGKVVTFLSRDDNSRMKAGKKSTITRLGVKRQIRLLSDDPLALHSKFLMEESCKISYSLFCSLRPFHVMKPTAKDRETCQCRIHENFKFKMEACHQLKVISSSCIDVALCNITCDMQKKACMYRECPNCESKELDFDLTDRGKQVSWTAWKTKRQEWEKKVNGETKVSVTNITVKEREYGTLETLATELNNDIQRGSRHIFNITHQYKALRLLKNQLTDEEVMVHIDFSENYNCKYSEEIQSMHFGASQRQITLHTGVAYTRSKTYSFCTMSDSLNHAPAAIWAHLQPVILHLKELEPNVNVIHFISDCPATQYRNKQNFYLFSNRIFQHGFREGTWNFLEAGHGKGAADSIGAVIKRTADKLVSVQGKDIVNAEGLMAELVKVNTSVKLFLISEEIVDSLESELPSDLRPLSKTMQIHQVVTVHPGEVRHRVLSCFCKKPAVCDCFGLTTATFPVEVCIYRLIQFSVEVVCCQKWSKRYVDDDEEMEVQVMHCVGKNRYFWPMIDDAVWYREGDVVTLLRDPPRPVTKRHCEIDKRVWRLIESEMDLD from the exons ATGCTATCGAAAAGTCAAGCAGAGAAAAAGATGGTATCAAGTATagtctgtacatataaaatactgAAGAAGCTTAAACTGGCCGAGTTTGCCAGGAAGAAACTGGGCTTTTCAACACACTCTTTCAATGCAAAGCGGGATGGGCAGGTAAGAGAGAGACGGAAACCAAATGGACCGTGCAGACTGAAGGGAAAGGTTGTTACCTTTCTGAGTCGCGATGATAACAGCCGGATGAAGGCGGGAAAGAAGTCAACAATAACAAGGCTGGGCGTAAAAAGACAAATCCGCCTATTGTCAGATGATCCTCTAGCTTTGCATTCAAAATTTCTGATGGAGGAAAGTTGCAAAATATCTTACAGTCTCTTTTGCTCCCTACGACCATTTCATGTCATGAAACCAACGGCAAAAGACAGAGAAACTTGCCAGTGCAGAATTcatgaaaattttaagtttaagATGGAAGCCTGTCATCAACTAAAAGTCATCTCTTCATCATGTATTGACGTTGCCTTGTGTAACATTACTTGCGACATGCAAAAGAAAGCGTGTATGTACAGGGAATGTCCCAACTGTGAAAGCAAAGAACTGGATTTTGATCTCACTGATAGAGGTAAACAAGTGTCGTGGACAGCATGGAAAACAAAGAGGCAGGAGTGGGAAAAGAAAGTGAATGGTGAGACTAAGGTGTCTGTGACAAACATCACCGTTAAGGAACGTGAATATGGAACACTGGAAACCTTGGCAACTGAACTGAATAACGACATCCAAAGGGGGAGTCGTCACATCTTCAACATAACCCATCAATACAAAGCACTAAGGCTTTTAAAGAATCAGCTTACAGACGAAGAAGTTATGGTACATATTGACTTCTCCGAGAACTATAACTGCAAATATTCTGAAGAAATTCAGAGTATGCATTTTGGGGCGTCGCAAAGGCAAATAACCCTGCATACTGGGGTCGCCTATACCAGGTCAAAGACTTACTCTTTTTGCACCATGTCGGACAGCTTAAAT CATGCTCCGGCGGCAATATGGGCTCATCTCCAGCCGGTCATTCTTCACCTTAAAGAGTTAGAGCCTAATGTCAATGTCATCCACTTTATCAGCGACTGCCCAGCTACGCAGTACAGgaacaaacaaaacttttaccTGTTTTCAAATAGGATTTTTCAACATGGGTTTAGAGAAGGAACCTGGAACTTCTTAGAAGCAGGCCATGGCAAAGGTGCGGCAGACAGTATCGGCGCTGTCATCAAGCGTACCGCAGACAAGCTGGTCAGTGTTCAAGGCAAAGACATCGTGAATGCTGAGGGACTCATGGCAGAACTGGTCAAAGTGAACACGAGTGTGAAGCTGTTCCTGATTTCAGAAGAAATCGTCGATTCATTGGAATCTGAGCTTCCATCTGACTTACGGCCTCTTTCGAAGACAATGCAGATTCACCAG GTTGTAACAGTCCATCCTGGAGAAGTGCGACACAGAGTTCTTTCCTGTTTCTGCAAAAAACCTGCTGTATGTGACTGCTTTGGACTAACTACTGCCACCTTCCCAGTTGAGGTATGTATTTATAGACTTATCCAGTTTTCTGTAGAAGTTGTTTGCTGTCAGAAATGGTCTAAAAG atatgtggacGATGATGAGGAGATGGAGGTCCAGGTTATGCACTGTGTTGGCAAAAATAGGTACTTTTGGCCAATGATTGACGACGCAGTATGGTACAGGGAAGGAGATGTCGTTACATTGCTTCGGGATCCCCCAAGACCGGTCACCAAGCGCCACTGTGAAATTGACAAACGTGTTTGGCGTCTCATAGAATCAGAAATGGACCTGGACTGA